The genomic region TCTTCTTGTGGATTGCCCTGTCGAGCATCCAACCGATCGGACTGCTGATGGCCGGGTATTCCTCCAACAACAAGTATTCCCTGCTCGGGGGCTTGCGTGCTGCGGCCCAGTCGATCAGCTACGAAATTCCCCTGGCTTTGAGCGTCTTGGCGATCGCCATGATGTCCAACAGCCTCAGCACCGTCGATATCGTCCAACAACAATCCAGCTACGGGATCCTCGGCTGGAATATCTGGCGCCAACCCGCCGGATTCGTCATCTTCTGGATCGCGGCCCTCGCCGAATGCGAACGCCTCCCCTTTGACTTACCCGAAGCCGAAGAAGAACTCGTCGCCGGATACCAAACCGAATATTCCGGCATGAGATTCGGGCTGTTCTACGTCGGCTCCTACGTCAACCTGATGCTGTCCGCCTTGCTCGTCTCCGTCCTCTACCTCGGCGGTTGGGAATTCCCCATCCCCGTCGAAACCCTCGCCGGATGGTTCGGTGTCAGCGAAACCGCTCCCTGGTTCCAGGTTCTCGCCGGAGTGCTCGGCATCGTCATGACCCTGGTCAAAGCTTACTTATTCGTGTTCGTGGCCATTCTGCTCCGGTGGACCGTGCCGCGCGTTCGCATCGACCAGTTACTCGACCTCGGTTGGAAATTTCTCTTACCCGTTGCCCTCGTCAACTTGCTACTGACCGCCGCCTTAAAACTGGCGTTTCCAGTTGCCTTTGGGGGCTAGTCCGCCGTCGTGACCGCGCGATGTTTTTGGGTTGGCGATCGCCCCAACC from Oxynema aestuarii AP17 harbors:
- the nuoH gene encoding NADH-quinone oxidoreductase subunit NuoH, whose protein sequence is MNPGIDLQGSFIQILTDLGIPAGLAKAIWMPLPMLLMLAVATVGVLVGVWLERKISAAAQQRIGPEYIGPLGILAPAADGLKLIFKEDIVPAQSDPILFTLGPILVVLPVFLSYLIVPFGQHLLITDLGIAIFLWIALSSIQPIGLLMAGYSSNNKYSLLGGLRAAAQSISYEIPLALSVLAIAMMSNSLSTVDIVQQQSSYGILGWNIWRQPAGFVIFWIAALAECERLPFDLPEAEEELVAGYQTEYSGMRFGLFYVGSYVNLMLSALLVSVLYLGGWEFPIPVETLAGWFGVSETAPWFQVLAGVLGIVMTLVKAYLFVFVAILLRWTVPRVRIDQLLDLGWKFLLPVALVNLLLTAALKLAFPVAFGG